The region AATAGAACCTCTGCGGCGTAAAACCTGCATTTAGAAGAAAGATGGGGTTTGTAACTGTTCTAACTGAAATGGAACCCTTTCTTCATAGACTGGTAACTATTTTGGAACTCAACATAAACAGATAACAATTTCAGTCCATGGCACCTACTCATAAAAGATGCCTACACCTACTCATAAAAGATGCCTACAAAGTTATGGGAACCAAGGGAAAATGGGAAGCAATCCATTTACACGACCAGCTCAATAGTATCACACAACCTCCTAGTTAAAATAGTTCTATGAACTCCAATTAGTTGTACATCACAAAAGACTCATAGAAAGAGATAAAAGCTAGCAGGTCTACAAGACAGCAAGCATCTCCCTGCCTAGAGTTCAGCAGTATGAAGGTGACAATAACTTTCATTAACTAAACATATTGCCCAAGATTGCATAGAGTCCAAAGATAGTAGTTCTCTATGCAATCTTGGGCAATATGTTTAGTTAATGAAAGTTATTGTCACCTTCATACTGCTGAACTCTGTTAACTAGGGCTAGTTGTGGAAGTGCATTACCCATCCAATAACTACTGAAATCTAACATAGAAATATCAATACCACAAAGTAGGAGGAATAACAACTGAATAGAAAACAGATCAATAGACCAATCCTCATGGAAGTAAACTTCTGAGAAACCAGAGGAAAATATCATGAAAGACAATATGAGACTTGATAAATAACAGTGAGACAAAAAAGGAATTCTTACTGcagaaatttattttattttcctttaaaaggAATTCTTACTGcagaaatttatgaaatttattttattttcctttaaggATGCTAATATTCAACACGAACTTACTGcagaaatttatgaaatttattttattttcctttaaggATGCTAATATTCAACACGAGGTGGATGTTTTCAAGTATATAAGCCATACCTTGCAGCATACTCTAAGAAATGCTTTCCAGGTTGCCGTTGTCTCAAAGTGTGTAGATCCCCCCCTGGACAATATTCCATGACTAGACATGAGAATCTGTCGGTCTCAAAATGAGTATAAAGAGTGGGCAGAAATGGATGGTCCAGAAGCTGCAGAATCTCCCTTTCAGTCTGAGCCCTAGTCAACTTCTTACGACTTGCAAGTGATGCCTTGTCCATTACTTTCATAGCAAAATAACAAGAAGTACCACTCAGCTCTGAGAGATATACACTGCCAATGTCACCACAACCAAGCCGTTTAAGCAATCTGAAATGACTCATTCCCAAAATTCCATCTCGAGCCCGGATAGCCAGGATGGCATTCCACCTAGGATCATTTCCTTTGTGAGGCTTATTAGCACTCCCAGTAATACTGCTCCAGTTACTGTCATCACTAAGGCCACTGCTATCACTTGCTTGGCTAACACTAGTCTTTGCACTCTCAAGCGAATCTGCCCTGACACTTTCTTTTCTACTCTCACAATTCCTCTCCATGCTAATCATGCCATCACTTGTAACTGCATCACTCCTACATGTACTTGCAGAGCTATTGACGATGCTCATGGCAGTGACAACCCCAGTGCTGTCAATGCTGCTATGTGGACTTACATTACCACTTGGAGGCAAAGAAACATCCCAAACACATTCTTTGTCATCTGAACCTCGATGAATGAGGGAGTTATCTACATTTTGTGATGCACGTGGACCTGAAAATGGTGAAGATAATGCAACAAAATCATTGGATTCTTCAGCCAAACTTTCTGCTGGTGAAAGAATAGCAGGACTTGGTTTCTTATGAGGAACCCTAATCGAAAGATCTTCTAGAAAAGGTCCCTTCACTGACATGCTCTTCATCAAACACCCAGGATCGGACTTCTTCTGACTGATTGGTACATACACAGTTCTCATTGGATCCGTGTCCACAGGTTCCGGAGGGTGACTAGCTCCGGAAAAAGAACTAGGTCCACCTTCCTCCAATGAATCACCACCGCACTTGAATGTAATAACATCAGGCATGATTTCTACCTGTTCAAGCAAGGAGTGTTTCCCTTTCCATGTCCTTACGGGTTCAGCTGACTCTCGCAATTGGGAGCTTCCCACATTAGATCGACCTGCTTTATCTCTAGCATATACAGGTTGCAAATTCAACATAAGACCTGCTTCTCTCTCAAAGACTATATGCGGATTTGGCACTGAACTCAGAGCAGGCAATTTCCTCGGAAGCAACTTTGATTCTGAGACCCTTTCCATTCTAGGTAATCTTGAATCTTTACATAGAATAATCTTAGCAGCAAAGCAACCCTGCAAAATGAGGTTGAGATTGAGTTCACTAATTCCTCTAGTTTTCTGGTTGGACTTCAAAAGGAATCTAATGaaccatttctttcttttccaatATTCTCTAACCATATCCTTAGAATCAGCTTTTCTTCgttattttttttttcccttaaacGGGTAAATAAATCAACAATAATATTCTCAGATTCTAGCCCACTTTATCAGCACACCAAAGTAAAATAAAGCATTAATAAATGTATACAAACAGAAAAAACCACTCACTGCCAAACCATTTTATCCAGATTTAGTCTTCAAAATAAAACTTAGAAAATATAGGAAGACACattttaacaataaaaagaatataaaactTACAAGAACAGAGCAATCAAAGTTCTATCACTAAACCTCTAATTTCAGAGCCAACGCTTGAAATGATATGCTTAACTCGTAATTTGTATCCAAAATAAAAAAGCTAACCAGATCAACCAAATAAGCTCGTGAAATCTGTAACTTGAGTTGCTATCGACTAAATGCCGGAAATGGtattaaataaatttgagaaACCCtagtaaattttctttttttaaaataaaaggataaaatcACAAATAATAAATGTAGACATGCGAAATTCCGCCACATCTCTCCTATTCCATTGTCACTTCAGCACATTCGCCACGTAAACCCTTCGATGCCACCCCCAAAACCTTTCAACCTCTCCCTCTTTCCAACatttaaaacgaaaaaaaaagtGGAGAATGTTTTCTAATTCCAACTCACAGAACAtacagagagaaagagagagcgAGAGAGAGAGATCTAAAGGATCATATTAACAAAAATTCAAGAACTAAGAAGAATAGGAACCTGTACggacttttaaaacaaaatcaaatgatTAGGAAACAGAGCTCTGAAACTCAGCCTTCTATTAATTCCTCTCTCGCCAAGAAAATTTCCAAACACATACGCTACAATCAACGATCCTTTTGGTTTTCTTCTTGTGTTAGTGCTTTAGCAACCTCTCTAGACCgtgtttgttttttcttttagcTCTGCAACTAAGCTTGCTTTTGCTGTTGTGGTGGGTTTAGAATTGGCAGACTAGCTTTTgctttttgtttttagttttttattttttttattttttatttttattttgctttatgAAGGACGGGAGGCGGGCGAGTGAGGGCGAGAGAGAGAGAGTGGAGGACCCGTTTGGGGTCCGCATTAAAGCTGGTCCCATCTCTGTTCCTGCTTTAGCCTACATTGCTTTTCAAAGGCTGAAAGATGGTTCAAAATtggttaaaatatttcataagtccctatactttctcataaatttgtaatttagtctatatacttttatttttaagaatttagtcttttttttagatttcaaaaattTAGATCTAATTGTTAACACCGTTAAAATTACTTTGTTAAGTTTAGGTTCATTGCAAATCATGTTTTAGCTACATGGTTATCAAGTgaggattttttattttaaaatatcacatcaataaatttagcaaaaaaaatttaatagtgttaaaattaaacttgaattttgaaatctgaaatctgaaaagtaggggattaaattcttgaaaataaaagcacatggactaaatttcaaatttgcgaagattacaagaacctatagcatattttaacattatttttaagaatttagtatttttacttttcagatttcaaaatttaggttctACCGTTATTAAAATTGTTTTGTTACATTTAGGTTCATTGCAATTCTTTCTATTATATGGCTATcgagtgagtttttttttaatttaaaaatatcatagcaataatttaacaaaaaattaataatgttaacaactgaatctgaattttgaaatctgaaaagtaaaaggactaaattcttaaaaataaaaatatagaaattaaattttaaatttctaaaaagtacagggacttataacatattttaacttttaaaatttcactTAAATGTGAGTGTTGGATGTACAAATTATGGTTATGGTCTGTGTGAATGGTTCCTAATTATAGTTTCGATTTGGTTTGGTTGATAGAGCAGTAATCAAGGTTTAGTTGATTCCAATAACAACGACTCCACTTACatcattattatataatttatccattaaaaactaagttaattataattttaagaaTGTCAAATTTTGCGTTCCAATTTTGGAATTTTAATAGTCatgttattttcaaattttttgcgACAAATATATTAAGTAAATGTAATATATGCAACTTTATTATTTTCGCATAATACTGAAAAATATTAGTTAATGATTTTAACGAAAATCATttgagtaaaattaaaaaaagtacaaggattttaaataatcaaattaagtaatatgaattaaattcacaatttactCATAGTGAGGGACTACTGGTGAAATTTGACCTGACAAatctaattattataattttggatttgaaatgaaattttaaattttgaaaattacaatCATTAAATTAGGTATAATGACTTATTTAGCCATCCAATTAAAAAAACCATTTTAGCCCTCTATTTAATTTCTCACCTCTTTTAATATTAAACTTATATTGTTTATCAAATCATCTTAAAATAAGTCCACGTATATGtcacattaataattaattaatattttttaaaaattgtacatttttatttttttaaaataatttgtatacttttcaaatctttttatttaaaaaaattaagtagttGCTAACGTGGAATCCATGTGTATGTcacgtcaacaaagttaacatACGTTAACTTTTTCAATCATTTTTGAATGATTTGACAAACAGTGCAAGTTTGAGAGTgaaaaatagacaaaaaaaattaaatggacaggtaaaatgaaatttttgtaaagttggaggatcaaataagtcattatgccttaaaattaatcaaattagagtaaaaaactaaatctataacttatatataatacAAGAACCAATAGCAAATTTTGACCTTTTAATTAAATGTTAGAATTTGATACATTGacggttttttattttatttaacagttttaaaaaattaatttgtgtctctttttttaaaaaaatatttattttttaatatcttaTTATACCTTCTTTAACTCtatttgtggagtctaaaaactccactaatagcatatcaaatatttttcttttaattaaatgaaatttttgaataaaTCACACATTTTAAAAATTGTGTATTTAATCTTCAATTAATACCGACTTTAATTTTTTCCAATTGCATTCTatacatttttttcttaaaaaattaatcctTAAACCTCGTGTGTTGGCCTGATAGTACGGGTGTTCACCACTCCAAATATAGTCTAAGCTCATTGTTGTTAAAAGCTTTACTCTCCtattataattcaccaaaaaacaaaatcaatccatcttataaaaaaataaaatgaaataaaaatttatgaattatttttaaagtgaaaattaattaattagcagCATCATAAAGGTGTAGTAGTTAGGCCCATGTTGGCATCTCAAAATCCAAGACTGAAATTCTATGATTGTCATTCCCCTtttctatttataatttaaatttatatatttattagtatCAACTACTTTAAAccaaatttaataacaattaaataatatttgttttctCAACCCTAATGATGATGTCAAAATGACAACAATTTTGTGAAAGGTAGGCCCCACATTCCAATTATTTTTTCACCGTAGGTCTTATGTAGTGCTACAAATTACTATTGTCAAAGACGCCAATTGATTAATGTGGTAGCCACTTTCCCTTAGTAAATAAgtgaatataaatttatatttcacgGAAATACATTTATTAAGagaattctttttattttcatatttattttataatttgaaatacACATAAATTCATTATTGTATCAATAGTGTGATTGGCAATATAACACTATCCTCTTTAGTAAGGAAGCTATATAAGTAATGCAACTATGAATCTAATGGAGAGTTCGATCCTAGCTGAAGATGAATGGAAAGTGGTGTTTCTAATGGCTGACAAGAACTTGCCATTAGGAAAGAACAACTGCTAATACCTTGTAAGTTGAGGAGCAAAAGGAGGAATTCGTTCAATGAGGGGTTTGCGTCTGATTAT is a window of Gossypium hirsutum isolate 1008001.06 chromosome D08, Gossypium_hirsutum_v2.1, whole genome shotgun sequence DNA encoding:
- the LOC107900810 gene encoding serine/threonine-protein kinase D6PK: MERVSESKLLPRKLPALSSVPNPHIVFEREAGLMLNLQPVYARDKAGRSNVGSSQLRESAEPVRTWKGKHSLLEQVEIMPDVITFKCGGDSLEEGGPSSFSGASHPPEPVDTDPMRTVYVPISQKKSDPGCLMKSMSVKGPFLEDLSIRVPHKKPSPAILSPAESLAEESNDFVALSSPFSGPRASQNVDNSLIHRGSDDKECVWDVSLPPSGNVSPHSSIDSTGVVTAMSIVNSSASTCRSDAVTSDGMISMERNCESRKESVRADSLESAKTSVSQASDSSGLSDDSNWSSITGSANKPHKGNDPRWNAILAIRARDGILGMSHFRLLKRLGCGDIGSVYLSELSGTSCYFAMKVMDKASLASRKKLTRAQTEREILQLLDHPFLPTLYTHFETDRFSCLVMEYCPGGDLHTLRQRQPGKHFLEYAARFYAAEVLLALEYLHMLGVVYRDLKPENVLVRDDGHIMLSDFDLSLRCAVFPTLIKSSAFDSDPSKRGAAGAFCVQPACIEPTSVCIQPACFIPRIFPQKNKKKTRKPRIEFGAPSHTLPELVAEPTAARSMSFVGTHEYLAPEIIKGEGHGSAVDWWTFGIFLHELLYGKTPFKGSGNRATLFNVVGQQLKFPDSPATSYASRDLIRGLLVKEPQHRLGVKRGATEIKQHPFFEGVNWALIRCSTPPEVPRPMESEMPRMPGKLGPVEPVGVGSNSKRMVGQVGTDVKSGGKYLDFEFF